taatgagctcaaagtgaccaagtgtctagtcccgggatcatgcattacggtacgagtaaagtgacttgccggtaacgagattgaatgaggtattgggataccgacgatcgaatctcgggcaagtaacatatcgattgacaaagggaatagcgtacggggttgatagaatcctcgacatcgtggttcatccgatgagatcatcgtggagcatgtgggagccaacatgggtatccagatcccgctgttggttattgaccggagagtcgtctcggtcatgtctgcttgtctcccgaacccgtagggtctacacacttaaggttcggttacgctagggttgtagggatatgtatatgcagtaacccgaatgttgttcggagtcccggatgagatcccggacgtcacgaggagttccggaatggtccggaggtaaagatttatatatgggaagtcctgtttcgggcatcgggacaagtttcggggttatcggtattgtaccgggaccaccggaggggtcccgggggcccaccgggtggggccacccatccccgggggccacatgggctgtagggggtgcgccttggcctgcttgggccaagggaaccagccccacaaggcccatgcgcctagggtttccaaaggggaggagtcctactagtggaaggcacctcctaggtgccttgggggggagggaaacccccctaggctgccgcaccccctaggagattggatctcctagggccggccacccccccttggcacccctatatatagtgggggagaggagggacttcataccttgagtccttggcctttggttgcctccttctccctccccaacacctcctcaacctccatagtgcttagcgaagctctgccggagtactgcagctccatcaacaccacgccgtcgtgctgctgctggtgccatctccctcaacctctcctccctcccttgctggatcaagaaggaggagacgtggctgttccgtacgtgtgttgaacgcggaggtgccgtccgttcggtgctaggatctccggtgattcgaatcacgtcgtgttcgactacatcatccccgttctttgaacgcttccgctcgcgatctacaaggtacgtagatgcatccaatgactcgttgctagatgaactcctagatgatcttggtgaaacgagtaggaaaatttttgttttctgcaacattcacCATCAGTTGGCATCTTCCAGTTCAGAACATAAAGCACAACGATGAGATCCCGACCCATTCCCCTTACGAATTTGATCGGCCGAATGCAGCTGGCCCCTAATGGCCTGCTAAAGGAAGATTTTGATCTTGGGTGGAACCTTGGCCGCCCAAACCTGCTTGAATTTAGAAGCGGGGTCCCAGAAATGAGACGAGAATATAAAGACTTGACCGAAAACGTCCCGGAAGCCACGTGAGGCCAGACCATAGTGTTCTCCTCCTCCGAGAGAAAAGGGAACATGGCAGCAAGGTGATGCGAGTCACCCAACTCTGCCGGAGAGAGGGATCTCCTGAGGCCTAGGTCCCAATCTTTGCGAGAGAGCTCAAATATTGAGATTACAGGGTTAGAACAGTAAGAAAACAACACAGAGAAAGAAGTAGCTAATGGTCAGTCACCGAATGAACAGTCTAACCAAAAACGAGTAGAGACATCATTCCCAACAACGTACTTAAAATGTTCACGAAACAAGTCACGAGCTTTGACCAAATCTTTCCAAAACTGGGAGCAAAGAGAAGCCAAGGCAAATATGGGACTGCAAGAAGGAAAATACTTAGCTTTCAGTAGATCAAATCAGAGAGTACCAGGGCTAGCCATCATAATCCTCCACCACCACTTGATGATCAAGCATTTATTCATAACCGCGGTGTTCAANNNNNNNNNNNNNNNNNNNNNNNNNNNNNNNNNNNNNNNNNNNNNNNNNNNNNNNNNNNNNNNNNNNNNNNNNNNNNNNNNNNNNNNNNNNNNNNNNNNNNNNNNNNNNNNNNNNNNNNNNNNNNNNNNNNNNNNNNNNNNNNNNNNNNNNNNNNNNNNNNNNNNNNNNNNNNNNNNNNNNNNNNNNNNNNNNNNNNNNNNNNNNNNNNNNNNNNNNNNNNNNNNNNNNNNNNNNNNNNNNNNNNNNNNNNNNNNNNNNNNNNNNNNNNNNNNNNNNNNNNNNNNNNNNNNNNNNNNNNNNNNNNNNNNNNNNNNNNNNNNNNNNNNNNNNNNNNNNNNNNNATTTTCGTCTGGATCACAACCTCGGCTCCTCGGTAGCCTTCATATATTCCGTGGCTTTATTTTTCTGTTCTTTGCTCTTCTCATGTTGACAGAGAAGGGAGGAGGGAGACAAAAGGGAATGAGTGGGGAACATGAGGATCAGAGGAAATTGATCTCGGAGGTAATGAACTCAATCATTTGTGCAATGATATCTAACATATCCATGCCCACGCAAGCACATGCACTGCAAACCTCACGTCTAGTTTGGTGGCTCTGATTCTTTACTTAGCTCCCTAATTGCCTTGCACCTTTGTAGAATAGATTTTCATTTCTTGTGCAACTCCAAAATATCGACTATTAGAAGAAGCCCAGTGGGTTTGCCACTAAAATATGGAACATGATTATAATGTAGATTGGTCCTGGTTCCTGGAAAATAACTACTACCTCcgcttcagtttacaagtcctgcgtGTATATCTAGGTTGTCAGTTTTATCaccttaatataaactatataacacaaaaattataccttttgaaagtagaaacttcaaagtttatgttggtatattttttgtaatatatgacttgtattaggttgttcaaattgacgacctaggggtacgcgcacgccctgtaaactgagagagagataGTACTGCATAACCTTGCCCTATACATATCCACGCACATCTTTTGTGATAGTAATGAGTTTTAAATGGAGAAAACTTTAATTTGCAATCTTAACATGCTCCAGGGAGGCTTGTAAGGTAAAATTAATATGATATGAAAGGACAATAATTTCTCTACTGCTTCTACATATGCTTATGGCTCTGACAAGAGAAAAATCATCTATGGTCTTGCCTGACAAGAGGACCTACTCCCAGGTGCTTGCTTGAAGGAAGCCACTGCAGGGTTGCTGCTGTTATACGGCACTTGAAGTGCAGCTACCCTGAACATGCATCATCTTCAGAAAGCCCCTAGACCAGTCTCACTAGCAGTTTGTGATGAACCTATTCTGACAACAAAAAGCATCTCACGATGACGATTTTGGTGTTGCTTCTGTAAATTCTGATGTTTTTGTTCTTTGCGCCGTGTTGTTTTCAAGTCTTGTTCAATGTGTTTAAGTACTCAATACATTAGAGTTTTATGTACTTGTACATTCTAATGATATTAATGTTAATATAGTCATGTGTCACCTAGACAGTTCAGGCGTTATCATATGAAATTTTCGTCGCCTATAGCAACGCACGGTCATTCACCTTCTACTTCTGTTGAGACGATGTGTATTGCCTACCACTACTGGTTGCATGCACCGGCAAAACAGCAACCACCCACCGAGGAATTTGCGCACCGGCCACATTCATATCTCGAGCGGCGAAGCAAGACAACAAAAATCCTAGCTGCAGCTCTATGCATGCCGGCCACAGACGAAACCCTAGTTGTATGAACGGTTGTTTGATCGGACATGTAGTGGAATATTTATATTTTTCAGACCCCATGGTGGGAAGTTCAtctcatatttccttcagccttagAAGAAAAGAGAGGTCCCTGTCATACGTACATTCTCTGATATCTTTTGCTTACATGTGACTCCGTATATCAATTTTCTTGTCAGTCTTGGCGAAATTCTGGTCCGCCAATAAGAAAGTCAATGAGATAAGCCAGTAACATAACAAACTAATTTCTACCCGCCACGTGTCACGAGAGAAGTCGTAAACAAGTCGCTCCTCCACCGTTCTTGTCAACCTTTTGACCGTCCATCAAATCAATACAGCTGTATACGATATGCCGTGCCAAAATGTGATTATGAAAAGGAAAGGACGATGATAACTGTCACACGTGTGATCGTTAAGGGGTCTGCCCACACGTTTTGTGTGGTGCCTAATAGGACCAGCCCACACGCCGCCCAcacgcctacgtgtgggcaaaacaactagcgccCACACGTCTCTTTTTTCCCTTGCGGTCCCTTTCACATGCCTACGTATGGGCAAAATGCATAACGCCCACATGACCTCTCTCAGCCACCTACCTCACGGTCCCGCACGCCCAGCATGACAGTCCCCACGcgtccccgcagttgccatggttcgGACCCTCTTTAATGTCCGTTTACCTGCAGCTGCCATGTagctgaactacagttgccatggttgctcaactgtagTTGACATCTCAGGTCAAATGCCAGATGCCATTTTGGACAACTGCAGTTGTTGCCATGCATAGTCTAGTTTACcatagttgccatgatttgaaaactttagaggttgccacctactaacactaagcAGTTGTCATGTATAGTCTGGTTTACTATAGTTGTCATGATTTGAAAACCTTAGGAgtcgccacctactaacactaggcagttgtcgTGTAGCGCCACAAAAAGACATGGCAAaacaacatgttcgggtaaaagagagagttgtcatctgcttacaagcacactaggggcagttgccttgtaccctgcaaaacatatggcaactgacatgttcggataaaaaaaagagttgtcatctgcttgCAAGCACACTAGcgcagttgccatgtacactgcaaaacgcaTGGCAAGTGGTATCTTggatgtgggagaggagacgggcatgTGGGCGAGATGACAAATGCCCACACACCAACCCTTGTGCGTGAGTGAAAACTGGTGTGTGAGCAAACTGCTAAATGCCCACACACCGACCCCTCCGTGTGATGAAACGAACGTGTGAGTGACCTGGTGAATACACACACACCAGCCCAGTCCTACGTAGCACCACAAACATGCCAAGATTCATGCACCCACAAACGGACGCGaatccacgcgtgtgggcgagatgcaaacgcctatatgtgtgggcgttagtgtttgcGAAAGGAAAGCAATCGGCTGCCATAAAGAATCCCTCGGTTGTCTATTGTACTCCAGACAGCAAGCTCCACCGTGCGACGGTAATGGCGTTCCAGCGTCTCTTGCCCCTTGTAGTCCTGCTCTTGTTGGTCGCTCCGCCATCGTCAGCTGTGCCCAGCCTCCGCCCTGTGGTGCTGGTGCCGGGCAACACCTGCAGCCAGCTGGAGGCTCGGCTCACCGACGAGTACGAGCCTCCGCAGGCGTCGGGCTGCGGGGTCCCAAGGCAAGGGCGCGGGTGGTTCCGGCTATGGGACAACTTCACGGCGCTGCAGGAGGACCCCTCGCTCTTCCGGTGCTACGCGGACCAGCTGCGGCTCGTCTACGACCCCCGTGCCGGCGACTACCGTAACGTGCCGGGCGTCAAGACTCGCGTCGTGGCCTTCGGCACCACCCGCGGCTTCGGCTCCGACGACCCTGCCCGAAAGTAAGCTAGTAATAAGCATATGATATATATACCCAACCATGTCAATCGAAGAATGTTTCAGTGTACTCGCTCATTGATCAGGAATGTGTGCATGGAAGGGCTGGTGGAGGCACTGGAACGGGTCGGATACACAGAGGGAGAGAACCTACTCGGCGCCCCGTACGACTTCCGGCACGCGCCGGCCGCTCCCGGGATGGCTTCCCGGGCCTTCTCCGGCTTCAGCTCCGGTCTCAGGCTCCTGGTGGAGCGCGCAAGCCAGAGGAACGGGAACAAGCCGGTCGTCCTCGTCACGCACAGCCTGGGCGGCCTCTTCGCCACGGTGTTCCTCGACCGGACACCCCTGCGGTGGCGCAGGAGGTACGTCAAGCACCTCGTCATGCTCTGCCTCGGCGTCGGCGGCTCGCCGCTCAACATGTGGCCCCTCGCCTCCAAGGCGCTGGCCTCCAACCCCACGTCGCTGCAGGCCGGCGTGCTGACCTACGGGGACAGGAGCTTCGCgagcatgttctcgctcctgccgtCCCCCAGGGTGTACGGCCGCACGCCCTTGGTGATCACGCGGGACATGAACTACTCCGCCGACGACATGGCAGAGTACCTCGCGGCGGCAGGTTTCTCCGGGGACGAGGTGGCGCGGTACCGAACGAGGGCGCTGCCGGTGACGCTCAACCTCCGGGCGCCACTCGTACCGATGACGGCCATCAATGGTATTGGCGTGCCCACCGTGGATAAGCTGGTGTTCTGGGATGGTAACTTCAGTGGGAAGCCTCAGATGGTGAACGGCGATGGAGATGGCCAGATCAGCTTGGAGACCGTCTTGGCGTTGCGAAGCTTGGTAGGGGCTGATCCGGACCAGCCTTACTTCAAGTCGATTTTGATCCCCAACACGACGCACAAGGGTATGATCTCGGACCAATCTGCGCTCAAGCGTGTCGTCAGTGAAATCCTTGGAACCTCCTCTTGAATATGATAGGGGACATTGTCTAAAATTATCATGGCAGCATACTCTGTTGGTTATGTGACATAAGGATAATGAGACATAAATGATCAAAGGAAGAAGTCTATTCTACTTCCTCAAATTCGTCATTTTTGTTTTACATGTAAAAATATTTGACTTCAAATTTGGCAGGATGATATGACAAAGTGAGCAAAATAATTTGTATTTTTCTAATTAATATGTCCATGTAAATTTTTTTATATCTGTTCTATTAATCTACCATTATATACTATATATTAAACTATGAAAATAGTCCTAAATTATATATTGCAATTTTTTAACACGGACAAATTAAGCGACGGCAATGTGCTTTTTGATATTTGTGGAAATGGAAATAGGGAGCTGAACGGAGAAAGGCCATTTTTCGTAAATAGAATATCGGGCCTATGTCAGAGTGGCGCGCGACTTCCCCTCATAGTTCACATGTGCGTATTCGACCTGTCCATATATAGGGGCGGGACATCCTACAacatacttgggctgctttgattcTTGGACTTGGACCAGTCACCAAATTGTCCATCATTCTCCTCATCTCATGTCGCCAAGTGGAGAAACCCTCATGAGGAGAGACGGCGATGTGGGTCTTTTTTTCTCGCCAGGGTGCAGCTGGGGCATGTGCTAGCTCCACAAGGACGTATGGAGCGGTGCGCCATCCGTTCCACCATACTTCCTTTGTTTTTTAATTGTTACCACTAGGATAAGAAATTTAGTTTAGAAATGTACTAGTTTTGTTATCCTAATGATAAATTTTAAcaatggagggagtacatctcaACACAAGGCAGCCAACTTGAGCCGCAGAAGTGGAGCACACGGACGAAGAAAGCATGATACATTTCGGAATCGTGTAATCGAGTTTTTCTTGGGATATATTTTGGCATTGTGCATCAGAGTCCTGCGAAATTCAGGATAGTCTCAATCCCACCTGACTACCATTTGGACCGGTCCCATGGATCAATATCCAAGGAACACAACTTGAGCAGCGAACATGATGAAGTTTGATAGTTTCTCATAATAGGGCTACAGCATATTTTTCGTATTGTTTCTGGAGGCTCTTCTTCCTCTATATGTAAGACCTCCATGCAACAAATTGTCAAATGGGTAGCCTAGCTTAATACCCATTATGAGGACTGAAACCTAAGTGGGATCAACACACCCATGTCGGTTAGCCTCTCAAATTTAAAAGGTTGCATAATAGCAAAGGTAAGCCTAGATGCATATATACCCAGCAAAAAAAAGAGCCTAGATGCATATATGAAATATTTGAGTGTAGAGTGGTCCTACTATAAAGAATTGCAATACTTCTTTAGCCAATTATCATCTACGGAGTGCTATTTGACTTCTGTGTGGTTGGTCATGTTGAAGTATAAGTGAAGTGCCCATCTTTCCCCATCAAATTATGCTTTTGGAAAAACAAGTTTGTGAATAGTATCTCAATAGGTACTTGAATGAAAGAAATATTTTCTACCAAGCAAATGAAGATCATTAGTTAATCGCTTAGTTGAGATCCTGTCGCCTCTTGATGGTCATTCATTAATTGCTTCTCCCAAGTACATTCCTGTTCTACCGTTGCTTCTTAATGATACTCAGCATCAGTTTTAGATAACTCCATAGCAAGTTGCCATATGTTGCACCATAACATGGCTCCTGATCCAAGACAGAAGAAGTATTGGGTGTTGACTTCTCTGTGCGTAACACTACAAGCATAATTAGATATTAAGCGCAATACATGGATCCAATCGATATATTTTATGTCCAAGTATCTGATCCAAGATTACTaattacttcctccgttcctaaatatttgtctttctagacatttcaaatgactactacatacagatgtatgtagacatattttagagtgtagattcactcattttgctccgtatatagtcacttgttgaaatgcctagaaagataagtatttaggaacggagggagtagatattaAGGATTATTACACAGTAGCGAGACGATAAGCTTCATTCTGACATCCAGTTGACTTACTCTATGCATGTGGAAGAGGCAAACAGATGAATACCATGAACAGATCTGGAAGATTGTAACTGATCCTTTTTAAAGGGCAGGAACTTTAACATAGGAAAGTATACAACTTCATTCAAATTCATGTTCACCACGTCAATCTCTtagccatttgaactataatcacaTCTACTTAATCTAAGGGTGTTAATAATTACTTCAGTCGGACTGAAAAGAAAAATATTATTAAGAAAAAAAAGGAGATATATGATTCTCGAACAACCATACAAGCTAAAGAACTCTATAGTAGCAAGGTGATAGTCGCCCTCGTAAAAGCATGGGCCAGCATTCTAATTAAGAAAATCTGAAATATTAATGTGTATAATTTCCATGGCATTCATCATACAAAGATCGTGGGGCCGTTTGAATTGCAGCGGATAGGAGCCCTGCAAGTTACATGCCCAAGCTGCGAGTTTGGATCGTAGCCTCGATTTGGATTGCCCTTGTTCCCATGTCCCAGTACGAACAGAGCTGGACCGACAGGGCCATGCCAGACCACGTTATGAATAAGATGTCTAATTAATCAACCCTTCTTTGGGGTTTGTGCATCATTTTAGAGAAAAGCCTGACTAGTGCCCTGTTCACGGACGAACGTCAGAGCAAATTTATGGATCAGCGTTGAAGATGCCTTTAAGCCTTTTCTTTTTTGAAAGCATGTCAATGGCGTACTTTATCTTTATAGGTGGAAGCAAATAAATTACAAGACAACCCCATTCAATGCGAACAAGGAATGTGGCTCACCGACACCGTACAAATGCCAGTAAATCAACTTCTCACAAAGCGATCTAGTCCTCACAAAAGATGCCTTTAAGATTCAAAAGTATCCATCCACTCATCATCTCCTCTTACAGTTTTATCCCACGTTTCATTGAACTTCTCTAGCTCAGCTGACGATTGTCTTCTAACCTTTTGATTACCGGTCGGGGAGGTCAGTTGGATAAGGAGATTGAGGCAAGGAAGAAGACAATGAATGCAAATTCGTCTTTGCAGAATCAAGTTGAGGAGGCCGAATTGTGAAACTGGAAACAACAACTAATGACAAGAAAATTGTGGCTGCGCAAATAAATTTCCACTCAGTAATAAGTCATAGTACTTAAATACCATTCAAAAGAAATTCCGGTGAAATTAAAATGCATTACATGattcccaaaaataaaataaaaaatacgtTGTTCCATTTGATCCTGATTGAATGGTGACGATTCAGTGGCATGTGTCTCTGTGTGGTTCACCAGCCTGCCCCATCCCCTTTGTTGAGTATATATTTTGTATTGCACGTGTATTGGAGTTGTGGTCCACCTCCTAGTattgtatagttgaggtagaggccTTCCTTTGTAACATATATACGTGCACCAGCACCCTATCAATACATCATCATTGTATTGCAAATCCTCctctctacatggtatcagagcggCGGCCGAAGAAGAGCGACGGCGGGGTGCAAGCTTGTGTGACGtggtggacgcggtgctaggataacagagacacccaaaTACGCGAAGACCATCATAGGACGGTGGTGTACCGAAAAGAAGGTGGTGAGGGGTGTAGTTCCACCGAGGACGACACGGACGAATGTTGACTAAGAGAGAGGCGGTGGCGAGGGCATCGGGCCAGAACCGAGCGGGCACGTTAGCATGACAGAGCAAcgtgcgaacgcagtcattaagagtgcggagaatgcgCTCGACGCGGCCATTCTGCAGTGAAGTGTAGGGGCAAGTCAAACGGAAGTGGTGCCGTGAGAGGCGAGAAGTGAGCGAAGagcgacgttgtcaaactcttttccgttaTCAGTTTGGAGTGCAAGTATGGGGCGATCGAACTGAgtggtgacataggaataaaaggTGATGAGTGTGGCTAAAGCATCGGATTTACGACGAAGAGGAAAAgcccacacataatgagaataatcaactaaaatcaccaaatagtatagatagcccgtgttacttgcaacaagagacgtccaaacatcactatgaatcaaCTGAAATGAAAAAGTGAAAACTGAAGTAGACGCACTAAAGGGAAGACGCACGTGCTTACCCAAACGACAAGCCTCACATGTATGCTCATCGAgcttattacatgagaaagaaaaactCCTAAGAATCTGACGCAAAACGGCGGGGTTGGGGTGGcccaagcgagcatgccaaaggtcGACGTCGGCGGAGAGAGCGACGGGTGTGGAAGTGGAGGCGCCGGCGTGCACGGGATAAAGCTCGTCAGGGCTATCACATCGGTGaagcaccatccgggtacgggcgtccttcacagaaaaaccaacatcgtcaaattcaacagtaagaGGATTCTCACGAGTAAGACAACGAACAGAATTTGCTGATAtgatgactaagggattgcctactccTGTCTTCaaggagtttcggtccagtctctgtGTCTCCAGCGACGCTTCGACTACGGGGAGTGTTGAGTATATATTTTGTATTGCACGTGTATTGaagttgtggcccacctcctagtcttgtatagttgaggtagaggccTTCTCTTGTAAtatatatacgtgcaccagcaCCCTATCAATACATCATCATTGTATTGCAAATCCTCCTCTCTACACCCTTGCTCCCAACTCTGCTGCTCCGGGCGATGGCGACGGCATCCACTGGCCCTTGTCTGCCCCTCCCTTGCTAGCCTCGCTTCCTCCCTCCCTCTCCTCGACCACCACCTCTGCTACTACTATCCCTCACTCAAGAGCTCCACCCTAGTGGGCGGGTAAGGGCAAGGAGGAAGACGGGAGAGCGATTCGAAATGGATCgagcaaggaggaggctggcaaGTGGACGGTGGCATCTCCTCAACTGCGCCGACCTGATGCCCTATCTTCTCTCCGGGCCATGAAGGTAGAGTAAATTGCCAAAAACATCCACAATTGCGTCCGGTAGTGCCAAAAACCGCCGTTTTCATAAAAGCTTGCCTGAAACACCATTTTCAGTAAAAAAAATACAGAAGCACTAAAATTTCGATTGACACCATTTTGACAAGAAAACTGACAATGGGGCCCAGTCGTCACGCGTACGTGGCAAGGGGTGACAGCCCGCGGAGATGCCGTCTGACTGGACTGTTAAAAAGAAAGGAAGGCCGACCTGTCAATGGCCCAGCTTATTAGCCTCGtcttcaaccttctgccagaaGGGCGAAGGTGAGGCAAGCAAGCACAGTGACCGCTAGCCCGGCTGCCCCGACGTGTCGTACGTGCTCAGGATGAGCACCTGGTTCTTCCGCCTCTACTTCCTTTCCCTTCTACAACCTCCAGAGAGCCTCCGACGACCACCGTGCCTCGGCCGCCGCTCTGCTCCGCCCGAGCTCGATGCCGGCAAGCTCCGGCTACCCCCACGACCTCAAGCACCACCCACGGAGGGCAGGTAGCGACCTGTAGAGTCTCGGGACCTAGCGTGCTGCTGGCGGCGTGGCCTCATGTCCTTCAGCGAGTCCGGCAACAAGGCATGGGCAGGCATCGAGGTTTTTTTTGTAGGGTAGAAAGCGATGGGTTAACGGCGTGGACTGACCGACTCTGCCATGTCGACACTGATAGTAGGTCCCATTTGTCGGGTTTCTGTCAAAACACGATAAATCGACTATTTAGTTCTTCTGGATTTGTTTTACTGAAAAACGGTGTTTTTAGCACCGTCGGATACAATTGTGGTGGTTTTTGGCAATTTACTCGTGAAGGTACGCTGGAACTGACCATGTTATTAAAGAAAAACCATGGGAGCAGAGCAGATGGATTTCAAGAATT
This portion of the Triticum dicoccoides isolate Atlit2015 ecotype Zavitan chromosome 7A, WEW_v2.0, whole genome shotgun sequence genome encodes:
- the LOC119334171 gene encoding lecithin-cholesterol acyltransferase-like 1, with amino-acid sequence MAFQRLLPLVVLLLLVAPPSSAVPSLRPVVLVPGNTCSQLEARLTDEYEPPQASGCGVPRQGRGWFRLWDNFTALQEDPSLFRCYADQLRLVYDPRAGDYRNVPGVKTRVVAFGTTRGFGSDDPARKNVCMEGLVEALERVGYTEGENLLGAPYDFRHAPAAPGMASRAFSGFSSGLRLLVERASQRNGNKPVVLVTHSLGGLFATVFLDRTPLRWRRRYVKHLVMLCLGVGGSPLNMWPLASKALASNPTSLQAGVLTYGDRSFASMFSLLPSPRVYGRTPLVITRDMNYSADDMAEYLAAAGFSGDEVARYRTRALPVTLNLRAPLVPMTAINGIGVPTVDKLVFWDGNFSGKPQMVNGDGDGQISLETVLALRSLVGADPDQPYFKSILIPNTTHKGMISDQSALKRVVSEILGTSS